TTATCAAAAGGGTCTCTCAGAGTTCATTATATTAAAAGTTATACTCCATGCAtgtaatattttttcccttttcttgacCCAGAAAAATCTAGTcaataattatttcttaaatattcaaGTAACATGTACTTACTATCTATAATTAGAAAGATATACTTccttatgtgccatgaggtggaGAGATGAAACAAGAACAAGGTTCTCGTTTGTGGAGAGCTGACAATTTCATGGGATGATAGATTATGTTCACAAATAGATGTAACACAAGTAGGTATATGATGTGTTGGGCCATGGATAGGCCTGCCCAAGAAACGTCTCTAGGTGGACAAAAACGGATGCAGATGAAAGGAATGTGTCCCAGAAGCAAGCAAAGCAAAAGTTTCAAGGTCTGAGACAAGTTTCCGAGACTGAGCCATGTGGCTCACAGAGTACCAAAATTGTTGCCTTATGTATAGTATTAGTTGTGTCTGGATGATGGAGAGTCTGGGATTATAAAAGGTATGGAGTTCTGTGCTCCTGCAGTCGGGGTCACCTCAGTGTAGGCCAAGGCCATCAGACTTCAGGTGTGCAGCCATCTGAAGGATGATGCACGGGGACTGGAGTGGAGTCCACCAGCCTGCATCCGTTTCTGGTCAGGTGCTCCAAGCAGTTGTCTTGCTGCTTCAGGGTTAAGCAAAGTAAAAGCAACCTGAAATGTTGCCCCTTAAATAGCATCTTTGAATATACCATGTGGCCTGTGGAGATGTACTAAGTGACATTAGAGCATCACAAAGAGTGCTGAAAATTGTGAGGAGAAACAATTCTGATTAAAGGCTTCATGAAGCCATTTAAGCTAGATCTTGAAAGATGGATAGAATGGGAATGATAAATGGAGGTAGGAGAGCAGAGATATGTACTGGAAATGCAGAGTAGTCCTGTGTGGCTGAAgaacagggtgtgtggggggcaGCAGTGAGATGGGGCTGGAAAGGGAGTCCAGGCCAGGCTAAGAGGGTTACTGGTACTGAAACCAAGGGGTGTTTTTGAGCAAGCATTAAAGCAGGTGAATTAGTAAAATAGAGGATAAACAAACTAATCTGGCAGCACTATCACACATGAGAACACTGGTGAAGACTGAGAAATCCCTTAAAGTGCCCAAGCATGAACTAAGGCCTTGTGTGATTGAGAATAGGACATGCATGTAAGAGTTTTATTGTAAAACATTGTTTTGGGGGGCACTGAAGAGAGGATCCATGTAAGAGGGTGAGGTTTTGAATTTGGACATATGAGAAGTTAGTAGTACTGTGAACAcagaaaggggagagaaaaaaaaggtaaacaGTATTTGTTTTAGAGATGTAGGACTGGGGTGCAGGTGGAACATTCTGGTGGAAATGTGCCACAGGCAGTTGAAGATAAGAGCAGCAGCTCAGGAGAGAGGTGGAGTGGGGGATGAGTCGCCTACACAGAGGTGAGTCACTGAGTTTGTCTGTCATAAGAATACATGAACCTAATAACAGGTCCTAAATACATGACAGATGTTAAGAAGGAAGACAGAGATCTAGGATcactttggaaaattaaaaaacactgtGATTAATGATATTTATAGCTCATGTTTGTTTTACCAGCTGTTAGGTTCTCAGAAACCAACTCTATCCCAGACTGACCTCCTAATCGTTAGGTAGAATTACCAAAGGGCACATTCTTGTATAGAAACCTGTAGACACTGAATCGCCAGATCACAACAGTCTGGAAGAAATACGCGAGCTACACGACCAAGTAGATTAAAGCACACCTTTTTTGGAGGGGGTTGGGGGGCACACAGCCCTGAACCACGGTTCAATTATAGACACTGATGATCGGTAAATTAACTCAATTACTAAAACCAGTGTTTTAAGGATGGGCATGGCTGTGCCCGGGCTGAGGCCTCATGGAAGCAGGGGAAAGGTTAAAGAGAACAATGCCGGCCGCTGGAGCAGGACGAGCGAGGCTGACTGTGTAGCCCGCTGCTGGAAGCCTGCTGTAGTCATCAGGCACACCCGCTCCATTGCTCATGACACGTGAGCACCTACGTCCATCCCAGGCAGGGCCACGGATGCAGGCGGAGTCACGAGAGGGACGCAGGTGGACACACAAGCCCGCCGGGAGGAGCCAGGCCAGGCCCGGAGCCTACTACACGTCCCGGAACTGGGCGCGGCCGCCGGAAGCCGGGCTCGGGGACAGCTGCACGCACTTGCCAGTAAGCGTTCGAGTCCCGCCCACCGGCGGTGACGCCAGCGGCGGTCTGCATACTTAAGGTGTCGTGGCCTGGCCTGCCCCGCCTTAGCTCCCGCGCTAGAGAGAAACATGTGTCGTTTCCGATCACAGCTCTTAACGGGGATTTCTGCGGCCGCCACTACCCACTTTTACCCCCGCCGCTGCTCGCCTCTGTTGTTAGCCGAAGACTCGCCTTTTAGCCGCCCGCCGCACAGTCGCACGAGTAAAAAGTGCAGCTCCATCGGCTGATCCTCGCTAAGCTCCGAGTTTAGGCGGCCCCGGGCGTCCCACGATGCCGAAGAATAAGAAGCGGAACACGCCCCACCGCGGTGgcagtggtggtggcggcggcgcgGTGGCAGCTGCAGCGACGGCGGCGACGGCAGGTAGGGGGTGTCCCGACCGTCGGAGGGCTGGCGAGTCTCTTCTTTGGGCACTACGGGAGTTGCAGTTCATTCCCTCCCGGCGTGGGCACCTGCGGGGCTCCTGGCTTTGCTGGCGAACTACCGTTCCCAGCGTGCCTCGGGGCCGCCCCTCGCGCGATTTGGTCTGGTGCGCGAACGGGACTCTGTGACACCGGCCTTGGGGCGGGACGCGGCGGGTGGGCCCGTGGGCCGGAGGGCTCGGGGTTGGGGGTGACGCGAGGCTGGCGGGAGACAAGTGTCCCCAGAGGCTGGAGCTTGCTCTCCAGAGCTCTTCCTTGCGGAGGGTGGGGCAGAGATCGGGGCTGCGGTCGCGCTGTCACTGGTCGCCCTTGACCGCCGGCTCCAACACGGAGTTCCGAGAATGCCAGATGTCCAGCGGGTCTGGGCGGGCCCCTGAGTCACTCGGCTTGGGCCTTCTGTGCCGTATGCCATTCCCTTTTCCGCTGCGTTCTTGTGCATCCCGTGTGTCCACCTGGCCGGCCGAGGCATCGGCTGCTGGGAAGTCCCAGCCTAGGCTCTCCTCCTCCCTCTACTTGGCATCTCAGTTCCAAGCCCGCAGCTCCCCGGAGACCAGTCGGGACAAAATTCTCTTCCGAGGGGCAGGAACTGCCTTCTCCTTTGTGTTGCACTGTGTAGTGTTTCTGCTGTGGGCGCTGGGTAGGCGGGGGTGGTAAGGAACTCAGGTTGCAATTGGCCAAAAGTTTAGGTCTTTGGACTCCTCACCGTGAAGTTGAAACTTTTCCAGGATGAGTAGGTCCTTAGCCGAATTAATTATTATCTATTACGTACTAAAAGCAAAAAAGACATCAAGTGCAAGGTTTTATGAGACACTACACTAAACGTACATCGAGTATTAAACTGGATAAAATCATCTCATTTAGTAATTTTTCTGTTGAGATTCTGAACTTAAACATTGGAATATCCTAAAATGTTATCACATCTGAACTAACCACTAGATATTTGTCAACAAAATTTCCATCCTAACTCTCAGAATGCCATGCCTTTTGCTCATTGGATGGTGAATAGGCCTGTTTTCCTGTTGAAGGTAATTGGAAACGCATTTAAAAAGCTTTCCTGTAGGGTTTAGAGCAGCAGGAAAACTTGTGACcatgtatcaaacatttagtaagtaACAATAGAATGGATTATATAAATGCAGATTTCCCCCCCCATTTTTATATCGCTGTTTATTTTGATTGAATGCTCTCGATGTTCGTGAAATTCATTCTCGATCATAACTTCATAATTTGTCGTGGAATCCGGTTGCTGTGTGTTGAATTGGGGATACCTCTTTACTGTGCTTCAGCTTATCCTCAACTTAAATATACATTGAAATTCAGTCCGgaaggttattttattcttttgatgaagCAAGTGATGGAGAAGCCGCAAGCTAAAGTCATTTTGAAAATGGTAATGATGTTACTAATGGCTTCCTTGTATCACAAATAAAGCTTTATTCCCTTCGGAAACTTTTGCTCTAGACTTCTTCCTTCCTGGTACTAACTTGAGGTGCCAGTGGAGGGGTTGCCTTTCAAATTTTTAAGGCTCATTCCTGACTTCAGCCAGCTTTATTACTGCTGCTTTTTCCATTAATTTCAGTGGAAGGGTATATTTAAACACTGAATTTTAGCATATATAATAAGCAAAGGGAAAGAATCCTTTGATTAGCTTATAAAGCGATACATGCTTTGAATATCTGGGCGTTTACAGTAGAACTTGCTAACTGCTCACCTGTGGTAAGTGGCGCTTGTGGGGGGGGTGAGATTTACTTTTTCAAAACTTTAATTTGATTCCAAGTGGgtttattcattaaataaataattgagtAGAAGAGATGGAAAATTGTCACAAACTTCTACTTATTTACAAACCACTTACTGGTATTTTGAGATGACGTTTAGAAGAAATGGGACTCAAATGAGATTTTCACATGTATAACCAAAAGATAACCAACTTCTGTGGGTTTTctatttaaattctttattttttgtcagTGGAGGGTTATAGGAAGCTAATAAAATTGAACTCTTACAAGAAATGCATAACTGTCATAGCACTTAATTTGAAGAGAACATTTTTAGGAAAGAACAAAACCTTGTTAGTAAATAAGCCCAATAAGAAATAAGGACTTGATGTGTCTAGAGTGTCACCTCACTAATGATACTTGGGATCACAAGGTAGGTAAGCTTGACCTAGATATCAAGGATTTATATAGGgttgtttttcttgaaaagttttttatttttatttttatctcgaGTCTTGGGAAATCATTCAAACTTAGAGTAAGAGCTGCATGGGAATACACTTCTTGGCAGTTTAGAAATAGgctgaatatgaaaaataaaaatataaattgagtTGTAATATTAGTAAAAGTTAATCAAATGACTCAATTTTTTCCATGATTTTAAATCATGAAGACAGTGAAGGTATATCCAGAAATAGAATATGCTGTCAtagatctttttttattttgggttgTTCATTGCTTTATGCTTTTTCTGCTTTGATTGGTACTGTCTTTCCTTTAGGATAGCAAGTAAATCTGAAGGTCACTTGCTTCCCATGTTGATTTAAAAATCTGCTAAATTATCTAAtctgttttgattttaaaaacaaaaggaatgcCTAACAGTAACAGGCTTAAACATGGAGGACTTTTAAACAAACTTAAGATAGTAAATGTTACTAATTTCTTGAGCATAGGGACCTACAGATACCTGGTGCAATTTTTGATTTTAGGGAACTTGGGAACTTGGGTTCAAAAGTAAATCATGAGACTCAAGGTCACTTGGGCAGAATTTGGGACTGACAATTAATTCATGACTGGGCAATCTTTTTATTAATGTTAAATCCCTACCCCAAAAAAACGGTGGCTATGGATTTATTCCTTAAGTTACTaaagttgagaaaaaaattttagtttttaagaGGTTTTATTTTCTAGTAACACTATGTTTTTAAACTGTTGGATGGATATGTTAGAAACTTTTGAAAGTAATTTATTTCATAGACTTTTATACTATATCAAATACCAAAATTTCTGCTTTAaaccttttttcccccctttcagTTCAAGTTATCTTTAAAGTTCCATCTTCTAACTCCCTAATTCCCCTTCAAATAAGGTATATATAACCTAGAAACTAACTCATTTACCATGTGTAATAAGCCCAGTCGTAGTCATTGGAAAATGGCTTCTTTTGTGATGATCTATAGCATCATTCTCTATTTCTGGATATTTTTATTGTCTTCATATTTGAAGTTACGGTTTAGAAGTAGGTTTTTCATCCATAATACCAGTATTAAGTATATTTCTGAAGCTGGTGTATATCATAAGTAGTTTATGCTCTGAAATAGTTTTTAGGTGAATTGACTTACTTGGGAATATTTAAGTATACTCTTTTGTAATTTGATCATcccttttcttaaatatatttgggtTTTTGTTACTGGATTTCTCCTAAGTAAATAAATATCCACGTTAAATATTTGCACATATGGCAATGAAATCATCTACTTCCACTTTACCTAATAGGTGGCCAGCATCGAAATGTTCAGCCCTTTAGTGATGAGGATGCATCGATTGAAACAATGAGCCATTGCAGTGGCTACAGTGATCCTTCCAGTTTTGCTGAAGATGgtatgaattttaaatttaaatctgcAACTTTAGATAAAAGG
This is a stretch of genomic DNA from Manis pentadactyla isolate mManPen7 chromosome 7, mManPen7.hap1, whole genome shotgun sequence. It encodes these proteins:
- the LOC130684302 gene encoding uncharacterized LOC128031837 homolog; translation: MCRFRSQLLTGISAAATTHFYPRRCSPLLLAEDSPFSRPPHSRTSKKCSSIG